From Heliomicrobium modesticaldum Ice1, a single genomic window includes:
- a CDS encoding DNA internalization-related competence protein ComEC/Rec2, giving the protein MKRPLVVFVCLYAAGVALGLFIYEIKAYPVSDETVQMGLALAVNGVAMLIWGDRHLFDASTVQILPSLWKRSALYAAVIAAGAVYAFLGAAPISGLYPSLERTVTLAGRVEQIVSKDAPLLMDLRTIEGELIRVRSQRAPSGLALHPFEWIEVTGQLRLPTERRNPGDFDYRSYLWRQGIAVELHCRSGDAIGRLRSLITDAEGEIVVDKEDGFSGKSIIDGIAGAAYGLRGQMEAFLFSQLPLETAGIINGILFGGQGDLSEADRQVYRITGVAHAFAVSGSNIGVIAGTVLTLLRGSRRWRAPLWPSIAVTAAAIVFYSFMTGFPASVQRALLMALGGLLAYGFQGRADPPTLLAAAALPILLVNPLMLADPGFQLSFAATWGILYLFPTLHRALQPANERLVRSLERRLDVPLTIAGSFVRSGIRLISDALLVSLAAQLAVSPLGLYYFNLFSIVGLLANLAGGAIIALVTILGFVSFLLLPIWSTGALSFTLVSAAAVSLLNTFLHSLAGLPGAALTVATPSPLLLTAYYLVLIFFRESLTGHLRPKTAAYIQDWSVRLAPVLFILFLAFRLLAPEELRITFMDVGQGDGILIETPGGKKVLVDTPGPPLFILRNAEEQPKKSYDPGEQVVTPFFHRQGITRLDLIVNTHADQDHIGGLPYLLNEFPVRRLVLSTPPGPAPTVYLALRELAEQRAVSVLEAPEPGIDISPDPAVRMTVLYPTPDLPPRTVNDSSLALLIEHGRCRLLLTGDLEREGQAYLVSRFGSDLFPMTAGVVKIPHHGSRHNLEPTFMGALGEPDLAVVSVGRNSFGHPAPEVLQRWGEQCAEVLRTDTCGAVIATSDGEQWRWNTTRRQRQPEHSLISTDQEVASPFWQSQQ; this is encoded by the coding sequence ATGAAGCGTCCTTTGGTGGTTTTTGTTTGCCTCTATGCTGCCGGCGTCGCGCTGGGGCTTTTCATCTATGAAATCAAAGCCTATCCCGTCTCCGATGAAACGGTCCAAATGGGCCTGGCGCTGGCCGTTAACGGGGTGGCGATGCTGATCTGGGGAGATCGGCATCTGTTTGATGCGTCAACGGTGCAGATCCTGCCGAGCCTCTGGAAACGATCTGCCTTGTATGCTGCCGTCATTGCCGCTGGGGCCGTCTACGCTTTCTTGGGAGCAGCGCCCATTTCCGGACTGTACCCGTCACTGGAGCGAACGGTCACGCTGGCTGGCAGGGTGGAACAGATCGTCTCGAAAGATGCCCCCCTGCTCATGGATCTGCGGACCATTGAGGGGGAATTGATCCGCGTGAGATCCCAGCGAGCGCCGTCGGGGCTTGCGCTTCATCCTTTCGAATGGATAGAGGTGACAGGGCAGTTGCGTCTCCCGACAGAACGGCGCAACCCTGGAGATTTTGACTACCGTTCCTATCTGTGGCGACAAGGTATCGCCGTAGAACTCCACTGTCGCAGCGGCGATGCGATCGGGCGGCTCCGCTCCCTCATCACCGATGCAGAAGGTGAGATTGTTGTCGATAAGGAGGATGGTTTTTCTGGCAAAAGCATCATCGACGGAATCGCGGGTGCTGCATACGGCCTGCGCGGACAAATGGAGGCTTTTCTCTTTTCGCAACTCCCTCTGGAAACGGCAGGTATTATCAATGGGATCCTCTTCGGCGGTCAGGGCGATTTATCGGAAGCGGATCGACAAGTCTACCGCATCACCGGTGTCGCCCATGCCTTCGCCGTATCTGGCTCCAACATCGGGGTGATCGCCGGGACGGTGTTGACACTACTGCGCGGCAGTCGGCGCTGGCGGGCGCCCCTCTGGCCGAGTATCGCCGTAACAGCTGCCGCTATCGTGTTTTACAGTTTCATGACCGGTTTTCCCGCATCGGTGCAGCGGGCGCTATTGATGGCGCTAGGCGGGCTCCTGGCCTACGGATTCCAAGGCAGAGCCGATCCGCCGACACTCCTGGCTGCGGCCGCGCTGCCCATCCTGCTCGTCAATCCCCTGATGCTCGCTGACCCCGGTTTTCAATTATCCTTTGCGGCCACCTGGGGCATCCTGTACCTCTTCCCCACGCTGCACCGGGCGCTCCAACCTGCCAATGAGCGTCTCGTGCGGTCACTGGAGCGACGATTGGATGTCCCTTTGACCATCGCAGGCAGCTTTGTGCGCAGTGGGATAAGGCTGATCAGCGATGCCTTGCTTGTCTCCCTGGCGGCGCAACTGGCAGTATCACCCCTCGGCCTCTACTACTTCAACCTGTTTTCTATCGTCGGCCTTCTGGCCAACCTTGCCGGCGGGGCGATCATCGCCCTAGTGACGATCTTGGGTTTCGTCTCGTTCCTGCTGTTGCCCATCTGGTCCACAGGCGCGCTGAGTTTCACCCTCGTTTCAGCAGCTGCCGTCAGTCTCCTGAACACATTCCTTCACAGCTTGGCCGGCCTGCCGGGGGCTGCATTGACAGTGGCCACACCTTCTCCTTTGCTTCTGACCGCTTACTACCTGGTCCTCATCTTTTTTCGGGAAAGCCTCACCGGCCATCTCCGTCCAAAAACGGCTGCCTACATCCAGGATTGGTCTGTACGGCTAGCCCCGGTCCTGTTCATCCTCTTTCTCGCCTTCCGTCTTCTGGCGCCGGAAGAACTGCGGATCACCTTTATGGATGTGGGACAAGGTGACGGCATCCTGATTGAGACACCAGGCGGCAAGAAGGTGCTGGTCGATACACCCGGACCGCCGCTCTTCATCCTCAGAAACGCAGAGGAGCAGCCTAAAAAAAGCTACGACCCCGGTGAACAGGTCGTAACCCCCTTTTTTCACCGCCAGGGGATCACCCGATTGGACTTGATCGTCAATACCCATGCCGATCAGGATCACATCGGCGGCCTTCCCTATCTGTTGAACGAGTTCCCGGTGCGCCGACTGGTGCTTTCCACCCCTCCCGGTCCTGCACCAACAGTTTACCTGGCACTGAGGGAACTGGCTGAACAACGAGCTGTTTCCGTCCTGGAAGCGCCGGAACCGGGCATCGACATCAGCCCTGATCCGGCTGTCCGGATGACGGTTCTATACCCGACGCCAGACCTTCCGCCCCGGACAGTCAACGATTCTTCCCTGGCGCTGCTGATCGAACACGGCCGTTGCCGCCTGCTGCTGACGGGCGACCTGGAGCGGGAAGGACAGGCCTATCTCGTTTCCCGTTTCGGAAGCGATCTTTTTCCCATGACGGCGGGGGTGGTTAAAATCCCTCACCATGGCAGCCGGCATAACCTGGAACCAACATTTATGGGCGCACTCGGCGAACCGGACCTGGCTGTCGTCTCTGTCGGCCGGAACAGCTTCGGTCACCCCGCGCCGGAAGTCTTACAACGTTGGGGAGAACAGTGTGCTGAGGTCTTGCGCACCGATACCTGCGGCGCCGTCATCGCAACAAGCGACGGCGAGCAGTGGCGATGGAATACAACTCGCCGGCAGAGGCAGCCGGAACACTCCCTCATCTCTACAGATCAGGAGGTCGCTTCCCCCTTTTGGCAATCGCAACAGTAG
- a CDS encoding CotS family spore coat protein — protein sequence MAETAEQLVELIRREYGLHVRAIQRLTPVWRLETDIGPLCLKRVGYDEGKLGFICAAMEHLRRQGFTRSPVLLPSREGRLWIPDLDMRGDYRDTGRDGWLFLTDWVADRPCNFSEEAHILAAAATLAEFHQYAKGLTSPDLSRRRGHWMRWPRLLAGRTADLHRYETLGARAPIERELLKTQIRQAQRALAVLERSEFGRIAAASQMEKTFVHRDIAARNFVLNYRDEAHLIDFDYCRCDLHLVDIARLLERVLRYHRWSYSLGQKILSVYEETTPLQPSEYPVLLAFLLFPQRFWRLYRRRYDGFISDASEFSRDLRQLQAEQRQKGFFLRRFAEEYCWGFLHRHGFDCIVEAETFLNEEGLLAEEGAIVQAEHIAKEGIVKAGSIEEKDMAIGKRRDIRAGSWGLAYRLELYKRFFKQS from the coding sequence TTGGCAGAGACGGCGGAACAACTGGTCGAACTGATCCGGCGGGAGTACGGTCTGCATGTCCGGGCGATCCAGCGGCTGACGCCGGTCTGGCGGCTGGAGACCGATATAGGGCCCCTCTGTTTAAAAAGAGTGGGCTATGATGAAGGGAAGCTGGGCTTTATCTGTGCGGCCATGGAACATCTGCGTAGGCAAGGCTTTACCCGTTCACCTGTCTTGCTCCCTTCGCGGGAGGGGCGGCTATGGATCCCAGATCTGGACATGCGTGGAGATTACCGGGATACTGGCAGGGATGGTTGGTTGTTCTTGACCGACTGGGTTGCTGACCGGCCCTGCAATTTTTCTGAGGAAGCCCACATCCTCGCCGCAGCGGCGACCTTAGCCGAGTTCCACCAGTACGCGAAGGGACTGACGTCTCCCGACTTGTCCCGGCGGCGGGGCCACTGGATGCGTTGGCCTCGGTTGCTGGCGGGACGAACCGCCGATTTGCACCGCTATGAGACGCTGGGCGCAAGGGCGCCCATTGAGCGGGAGCTGCTAAAAACACAGATCCGGCAAGCGCAAAGGGCGCTGGCTGTGCTGGAAAGATCGGAGTTTGGGCGCATCGCTGCCGCATCGCAGATGGAAAAAACCTTCGTCCATCGCGATATCGCCGCCCGTAACTTTGTCCTCAACTACCGTGATGAGGCGCACTTAATCGACTTTGACTATTGCCGTTGTGACCTGCACCTTGTCGACATAGCCCGCCTTCTCGAGCGGGTGTTGCGGTACCACCGCTGGTCCTATTCGCTCGGGCAGAAGATCCTCTCCGTCTATGAGGAAACAACTCCCCTGCAACCGAGCGAATACCCTGTGCTCCTCGCCTTCCTGCTCTTTCCGCAGCGCTTCTGGCGCCTTTACCGCCGCCGTTACGACGGTTTTATATCGGATGCCTCCGAATTTAGCCGCGACCTGCGGCAACTGCAAGCGGAACAAAGACAAAAGGGCTTCTTCCTCCGCCGTTTCGCCGAGGAATACTGTTGGGGTTTTTTGCACCGTCATGGTTTCGATTGTATCGTGGAGGCTGAAACTTTTTTGAATGAAGAGGGCCTTTTGGCAGAGGAAGGGGCTATTGTGCAGGCGGAGCATATCGCGAAAGAAGGTATTGTAAAGGCAGGGAGTATAGAGGAGAAGGACATGGCTATTGGGAAGAGGCGGGACATACGGGCAGGTTCTTGGGGTCTTGCCTATCGGCTCGAGTTATACAAGCGTTTTTTCAAGCAGTCTTAA
- the holA gene encoding DNA polymerase III subunit delta: MDYAGMKATLQRNVYAPVYLIYGDEPYLMSEILEELMARFAGQPGGEFNMDRLEGDVTAEMIAEAAQTPPFMAERRLVIVRDTPLLRAARGSDGADGEGASSGKGKGASRFKTMEPEAPLLQYLADPSRTTCLVFFSPSGVDKRKRLYKAIEKAGHAVEIKKLSESDLRNWAAQQAKAMKLPFEAEALNLLIDRAGDDLGRLVLELEKLRNFLGEPSPTRRVTPERVRRLVPATPEDNVFAIADALGDGQVDNALRITCDLVRNGQHPIRLLFLIIRHVRQLLHIKELTASGLRKTDWAREMKLPAGVVRKLESQADRFPREELRRLYHRLTAADVAIKTGAGEARQTLELCLLAFAGEGIQSNKRA, from the coding sequence ATGGATTATGCCGGTATGAAGGCGACGCTCCAGCGGAATGTTTATGCTCCTGTCTACCTGATCTACGGCGATGAACCCTACCTGATGAGCGAAATCCTGGAAGAGTTGATGGCGCGCTTTGCCGGACAACCGGGAGGGGAATTCAACATGGACCGACTGGAGGGAGACGTGACGGCCGAAATGATCGCCGAAGCGGCCCAGACCCCGCCCTTCATGGCGGAACGACGCCTCGTCATCGTGCGAGACACGCCCCTGTTGCGCGCCGCTCGCGGTTCTGATGGGGCCGATGGGGAGGGGGCCTCGTCGGGGAAAGGCAAAGGAGCCAGTCGTTTCAAGACGATGGAACCAGAGGCGCCGCTGCTCCAATATCTCGCTGATCCATCGCGGACAACATGCCTTGTCTTTTTCTCCCCTTCGGGGGTTGATAAACGGAAACGCTTATACAAAGCGATTGAAAAGGCCGGCCATGCCGTCGAGATCAAAAAACTATCCGAATCCGACTTGCGGAACTGGGCGGCCCAGCAGGCCAAGGCGATGAAATTGCCCTTTGAAGCCGAGGCGCTGAACCTGCTCATCGACCGCGCCGGCGACGATCTGGGTCGGCTGGTATTGGAGCTGGAGAAACTGCGCAACTTCCTTGGTGAGCCGTCCCCGACCCGGCGGGTGACGCCGGAACGAGTCCGCCGCCTCGTCCCGGCCACACCGGAAGACAATGTTTTCGCCATCGCCGACGCCCTAGGCGACGGACAGGTCGACAATGCCTTGCGCATCACCTGCGATCTCGTCCGCAACGGCCAGCATCCCATACGGCTGCTCTTCCTGATCATCCGCCATGTGCGACAATTACTGCACATCAAGGAACTGACGGCCTCCGGTCTGCGTAAGACCGATTGGGCCAGGGAGATGAAGCTGCCCGCAGGGGTTGTGCGAAAGCTGGAGAGCCAGGCCGACCGCTTTCCCAGGGAGGAACTGCGCCGCCTCTATCATCGTCTGACGGCAGCCGATGTGGCCATCAAGACAGGCGCAGGCGAGGCCCGGCAGACGCTGGAACTCTGCCTGCTGGCCTTCGCTGGGGAAGGGATACAGTCCAACAAAAGGGCATGA
- the rpsT gene encoding 30S ribosomal protein S20 produces MPNIKSAIKRVKIARERTLKNASARSALRTTLKRFEAALASADVDNARAALAKAVRALDKAAAKGLIHKNTASRKKSRITKRFNKAVV; encoded by the coding sequence GTGCCCAATATCAAATCAGCGATCAAGCGGGTCAAGATCGCCCGTGAGCGGACGTTGAAAAACGCCTCTGCCCGTTCGGCGCTGCGGACGACGTTGAAGCGTTTCGAAGCCGCCTTGGCCTCCGCCGACGTGGACAATGCTCGCGCCGCCCTTGCCAAGGCAGTTCGGGCTCTCGATAAAGCCGCCGCCAAAGGTCTGATCCACAAGAATACGGCGTCTCGCAAAAAGTCCCGTATCACGAAGCGTTTCAACAAGGCTGTGGTGTGA
- a CDS encoding phage holin family protein, with product MFSMVVRFLVSAVVLLVASWFIPFFVINGIVGAVVAALVIALLGYAAEALFGDRITGMHRGIVGFLVSAAVIWLSQLLVPNAIQTSIIGALIAALIIGAIDAVLPTPLTPRALPGGGKR from the coding sequence ATGTTTTCAATGGTCGTCCGCTTTCTCGTCTCCGCCGTTGTCCTCTTGGTGGCCAGTTGGTTCATTCCTTTCTTCGTCATCAACGGCATTGTCGGCGCTGTTGTGGCCGCCCTGGTTATCGCCCTGCTGGGTTATGCGGCGGAGGCCCTGTTCGGAGACCGGATCACCGGCATGCATCGCGGTATCGTCGGGTTTCTCGTTTCCGCAGCCGTCATCTGGCTGAGCCAACTGCTGGTGCCGAACGCGATCCAGACCAGTATCATCGGCGCTTTGATTGCAGCGTTGATCATCGGCGCCATCGATGCCGTGTTGCCGACGCCGCTGACGCCGAGAGCGCTTCCCGGCGGAGGAAAACGGTAA
- the spoIIP gene encoding stage II sporulation protein P gives MNDKEEAPTTSSSRGFRAGQLSRLLEGQLPLLSTTLQQATSMSGQENTVASGEKTSVANLKGAVEQEGDDYPDLDILREDPRGERSSDSGQNTEKSFFDPPASDVPPQPPSGEPNPVVLLYHTHNAENYGADGGSSRLDGRNAGVFMVGKRLGTRLQEKQKLTVVHSDAIHDYPSYDLAYVQSRKTLLALLQRYPNPLAIIDLHRDAVPLRETVTVGGRKAARILIVVGTDARAAHPRWKDNLRFAEAVAAKLDEKAPGLCKGVITKAGRYHQQLHPRALLVEIGGDRNSVAEAQAAAEIFADALAKVIQEKGLLHNAKRGG, from the coding sequence ATGAATGACAAAGAAGAAGCACCGACGACCTCCAGTTCGAGGGGCTTTAGGGCCGGTCAACTTAGTCGTCTGCTCGAAGGGCAGCTCCCCTTGCTGAGCACAACACTGCAGCAGGCCACCTCGATGTCCGGCCAGGAAAACACAGTGGCTTCCGGCGAAAAAACCAGCGTCGCCAATCTAAAGGGGGCTGTGGAACAAGAGGGGGATGATTACCCTGATCTTGATATCCTTCGCGAGGACCCTCGCGGAGAGCGCAGCAGCGATTCAGGCCAAAACACAGAGAAGAGTTTCTTTGATCCGCCGGCTTCCGATGTTCCTCCCCAGCCGCCTTCAGGGGAGCCAAACCCTGTTGTCTTGCTTTATCACACCCACAATGCTGAAAATTACGGCGCTGACGGCGGTTCGTCCCGGCTTGACGGGCGCAACGCCGGCGTCTTCATGGTCGGCAAGCGCCTGGGAACGCGGCTTCAAGAGAAGCAGAAGCTAACGGTTGTTCATTCTGACGCCATTCATGACTACCCCTCTTATGACCTGGCCTATGTCCAATCGCGAAAGACACTCCTGGCGTTGCTGCAGCGCTACCCCAATCCTCTGGCGATCATCGATCTCCATCGCGACGCCGTTCCTCTGCGGGAAACGGTGACGGTGGGCGGTCGAAAGGCAGCGCGGATCCTGATCGTTGTGGGGACTGACGCCCGGGCTGCCCATCCTCGCTGGAAGGATAACCTCCGGTTTGCCGAAGCTGTGGCAGCCAAACTGGATGAAAAAGCGCCGGGACTGTGTAAGGGGGTCATCACTAAGGCTGGTCGCTACCACCAGCAGCTGCATCCCAGGGCACTGCTCGTGGAAATCGGTGGAGATCGCAACAGTGTGGCCGAGGCCCAGGCGGCGGCGGAGATCTTCGCTGACGCCCTGGCGAAGGTGATTCAAGAGAAGGGTTTGCTCCACAATGCGAAAAGAGGAGGATGA
- the murJ gene encoding murein biosynthesis integral membrane protein MurJ yields the protein MNHIDNDGSPPSRGGQRIAKAAGSIMLAMLISRLLGFVREAVIGAKFGQNAVTDSYIAAFALPDFLYFLLVGGALSTAFIPVFSSYVATDKEDDGWIVASTFINAMLLLLTLGIIIGEIFTPQLIPLVAYDFEGETLERTIFLTRIMFPSVLFTGLAGLAMGVLNSFQHFLMPSIGAILYNVVIILCGYFFSDTFGIAAFSVGVVLGAIANFLVQVPMLLRIGLRYQLVMRLDHPGVRQIATLMGPALLGLSIGQVQDIINQNLASALEPGSITALRFANRLMQLPLGVFAIAISVAVFPSLTSAAARREWTDFRRNLSLGLRTVIYITVPAAVGMATLRVPIVQVLFERDKFDHGATLATASVLLFFLIGLFAQGANQLLPRVFYALQRPSIPVRVSLIVLVLNTALSLVLIRYWGAEGLAMAFSLSAVVAFAIFLLLARRALRSIDGGRLLASLLKTLVASAIMGGVIRALQGFMAVMVDITVLTGQLILLTVTISAGAGVYALVTYFMKMEEADMVARTFLGRFMGR from the coding sequence GTGAACCACATCGACAACGATGGATCGCCGCCTTCCCGGGGCGGTCAGCGCATCGCCAAGGCGGCCGGATCGATCATGCTGGCCATGTTGATCTCCCGCCTCCTCGGTTTTGTCCGGGAAGCGGTGATCGGGGCCAAATTTGGACAGAATGCTGTCACCGATTCATACATCGCCGCCTTCGCGCTGCCTGATTTTCTTTATTTCTTGCTCGTCGGAGGCGCCCTCTCGACGGCCTTTATCCCGGTCTTTTCCTCCTACGTCGCCACCGACAAAGAGGATGACGGCTGGATCGTGGCGTCCACCTTTATCAATGCCATGCTCCTGTTGCTTACGCTCGGCATTATCATCGGCGAGATTTTCACCCCCCAGTTGATCCCCCTGGTTGCCTATGACTTTGAGGGAGAGACGCTGGAACGAACGATCTTCTTGACGCGGATCATGTTTCCCTCCGTCTTGTTCACCGGCCTGGCCGGGTTAGCCATGGGGGTGCTGAACTCCTTCCAGCACTTCCTGATGCCTTCTATCGGGGCGATCCTCTATAACGTGGTCATCATCCTCTGCGGCTATTTCTTTTCTGACACCTTCGGCATCGCCGCCTTTTCCGTCGGCGTTGTTCTCGGCGCCATTGCCAACTTTCTCGTGCAGGTGCCCATGCTGCTGCGCATCGGCCTACGCTACCAGTTGGTGATGCGGCTTGACCATCCCGGCGTTCGCCAGATCGCTACATTAATGGGTCCGGCCCTCCTCGGTCTGTCGATCGGTCAGGTCCAGGACATCATCAACCAAAACCTGGCATCCGCTTTGGAACCAGGATCGATCACAGCCCTCCGCTTCGCCAACCGTCTGATGCAACTTCCGCTCGGGGTCTTCGCCATCGCCATTTCGGTGGCTGTTTTTCCTAGTCTGACGAGCGCCGCCGCCCGCAGGGAATGGACCGATTTTCGCCGCAACCTGTCGCTGGGGTTGCGGACCGTCATCTACATCACCGTCCCTGCTGCCGTCGGCATGGCCACCCTGCGCGTTCCCATCGTGCAGGTCCTTTTCGAGCGTGATAAATTCGATCATGGCGCCACCTTGGCGACAGCGTCCGTATTGCTGTTCTTCCTCATCGGCCTCTTTGCCCAAGGCGCCAATCAGTTGCTGCCTCGTGTCTTCTATGCCTTGCAGCGGCCTTCCATCCCGGTCCGTGTCAGCTTGATCGTTCTCGTCCTCAACACGGCGCTCAGCCTGGTCCTGATCCGTTACTGGGGGGCAGAAGGGTTGGCCATGGCCTTCTCCCTCAGCGCTGTCGTCGCCTTCGCCATTTTCCTGCTCCTGGCGCGGCGGGCGCTGCGCTCTATCGACGGTGGGCGGCTATTGGCGTCGCTGTTGAAAACGCTGGTGGCCTCGGCGATCATGGGAGGTGTGATCAGGGCCTTGCAGGGGTTCATGGCCGTCATGGTGGATATAACCGTCCTTACAGGTCAATTGATCCTGTTGACGGTTACCATATCAGCCGGCGCTGGCGTCTACGCGCTGGTAACCTACTTCATGAAGATGGAGGAGGCGGACATGGTCGCCCGCACCTTCCTCGGCCGGTTTATGGGGCGTTAG
- the lepA gene encoding translation elongation factor 4, whose product MGKAQANIRNFCIIAHIDHGKSTLADRILEFTGALTEREMEDQVLDSMDLERERGITIKLQAVRLQYKAKDGQVYTLNLIDTPGHVDFTYEVSRSLAACEGALLVVDAAQGIEAQTLANVYLALENDLEIIPVVNKIDLPSAEPDRVKQEIEDVIGLDASDAILVSAKAGIGIEETLEAIVAKIPPPEGDPTAPLQCMIFDSFYDAYKGAISYVRVVEGTVKKGTKIKMMSTGKTFEVTEVGVFTPAPRQVEKLSSGEVGFIVASIKNVKDTRVGDTITDADHPAKEPLPGYRQVTPMVYCGLYPVEGAGYEDLRDALDKLRLNDAALIYEPETSVALGFGFRCGFLGLLHMEIVQERLEREFDLDLITTAPNVIYKVNQTDGQVVFVDNPTKLPPNQKIETIEEPYVKASVMVPSDFVGAVMELCQEKRGVFINMDYIAAQRVMLIYELPLAEIIFDFFDQLKSRTKGYASLDYELIGYRVSELVKLDILLNGDLIDAFSIIVHRDRAYNRGRALADKLKDLIPRQMFEVPIQAVIGNKVIARETIKAIRKNVLAKCYGGDISRKRKLLEKQKEGKKRMKQVGSVEIPQEAFMAVLSIDK is encoded by the coding sequence ATGGGAAAGGCGCAAGCCAACATTCGAAATTTCTGTATTATCGCCCATATTGACCACGGCAAATCGACCCTTGCCGACCGCATCCTGGAGTTTACCGGGGCGCTGACGGAGCGTGAGATGGAGGACCAGGTCCTCGACTCGATGGACCTGGAGCGGGAACGGGGCATCACGATCAAGCTGCAAGCTGTTCGTCTCCAATACAAGGCGAAGGACGGTCAGGTCTATACGCTGAACCTGATCGACACCCCGGGCCACGTGGATTTCACATATGAGGTTTCCCGTTCCCTCGCCGCCTGCGAGGGGGCCTTGCTGGTCGTTGACGCCGCACAGGGCATCGAGGCCCAGACGCTTGCCAACGTTTATCTGGCGTTGGAGAATGATCTGGAGATCATCCCCGTCGTCAACAAGATCGACCTGCCCAGCGCCGAGCCTGACCGGGTCAAGCAGGAGATCGAGGATGTTATCGGTTTGGACGCCTCCGACGCCATCCTGGTTTCCGCGAAAGCCGGCATCGGCATCGAAGAGACACTGGAGGCGATCGTGGCCAAGATCCCGCCGCCGGAGGGCGACCCGACAGCGCCGCTACAGTGCATGATTTTTGATTCCTTTTACGACGCTTATAAGGGTGCCATTTCCTATGTCCGTGTCGTCGAAGGCACCGTGAAAAAAGGCACGAAAATCAAAATGATGTCCACCGGCAAGACCTTTGAGGTGACCGAAGTGGGCGTTTTTACCCCGGCGCCCCGGCAGGTGGAGAAGCTCTCCTCCGGAGAAGTCGGCTTTATTGTCGCCTCGATCAAAAACGTCAAGGACACCCGCGTAGGCGACACGATCACCGACGCCGACCATCCGGCCAAAGAGCCGCTGCCCGGCTATCGCCAGGTGACGCCCATGGTCTACTGCGGCCTCTATCCTGTGGAAGGCGCCGGTTATGAAGATCTGCGCGATGCCCTGGATAAACTGCGTCTTAACGATGCAGCCCTCATCTATGAACCGGAAACGTCGGTGGCTCTCGGTTTCGGCTTTCGTTGCGGCTTCCTTGGGTTGCTGCATATGGAGATCGTTCAGGAGCGGCTGGAACGGGAGTTTGATCTTGACCTGATTACGACGGCGCCGAACGTCATCTACAAGGTCAACCAGACAGACGGACAGGTGGTATTCGTCGACAACCCGACCAAACTCCCGCCGAACCAGAAGATTGAGACCATCGAAGAGCCTTATGTCAAAGCCTCTGTCATGGTGCCTTCTGACTTCGTTGGCGCTGTCATGGAACTTTGCCAGGAAAAACGGGGCGTCTTCATCAATATGGACTACATCGCCGCACAGCGGGTGATGCTGATCTATGAACTGCCTCTGGCGGAGATCATCTTCGACTTTTTTGACCAGTTGAAGTCCCGCACCAAGGGGTATGCCTCCCTGGACTATGAGCTGATCGGCTATCGCGTCTCCGAACTGGTCAAACTGGACATCCTGCTCAACGGGGATCTCATTGACGCTTTCTCCATCATCGTCCACCGCGACCGCGCCTATAACCGTGGCCGGGCGCTGGCTGATAAACTCAAAGACCTCATCCCTCGGCAGATGTTCGAGGTGCCCATCCAGGCCGTCATCGGCAACAAGGTCATCGCCCGCGAGACGATCAAGGCCATCCGCAAAAACGTGCTCGCCAAGTGCTATGGCGGTGACATCTCGCGAAAACGCAAGCTCCTGGAAAAGCAAAAAGAGGGCAAGAAGCGGATGAAACAGGTGGGAAGCGTCGAAATCCCGCAGGAAGCTTTCATGGCCGTCCTCAGCATAGATAAGTAG